One region of Eretmochelys imbricata isolate rEreImb1 chromosome 2, rEreImb1.hap1, whole genome shotgun sequence genomic DNA includes:
- the LOC144261571 gene encoding uncharacterized protein LOC144261571 yields the protein MTMGAQSPSLLSLAEWLRRIRKQPRRAKEDFLHDVMMHSMAEKQKLKEWQDCEKRDQKENVAHQKEATERLLNLMEHQVDTLQALLALRTKQLCARPPLQPLSQYSFPWIPQTPPTHSYQPPGSSLYPLHSTPAPSQSSTSDSPYLLHSTSIPLQFSLAEVQYLLHCTPEEKVGYDTWT from the coding sequence ATGACCATGGGAGCCCAgtctccctctttgttatcgctggctgaatggctgcgcagaattagaaagcagccacgaAGAGCTAAGGAGGACTTTTTgcatgatgtcatgatgcactccatgGCTGAGAAGCAgaaattgaaggagtggcaggactgcgagaagagggaccaaaaggagaacgtggcacaccagaaagaagccactgAGCGGCTCTTAAACCttatggagcaccaagtggaCACGCTCCAGGCACTACTAGCACTGCGAACCAAGCAGCTctgcgcccgccctcccctgcagccgctatCACAATACTCTTTCCCATGGATtccccagacaccaccaacacactcttatcaacctcctggctccagtctctacccactgcattccactcctgccccatcacagtccagcacttCGGACTCCCCGTACTTACTTCACTCAAcatccatccctctgcagtttagccttgctgaagtacagtacctgctgcactgtactccagaggagaaggttggatatgatacctggacataa